The sequence below is a genomic window from Salinispira pacifica.
GAAACCTCCGATTCGGGAGAGATCAGCCTCATGCCCGATTCCGGTTATTGGGACCCTATCCTCATGGTGTTCCAGGATTTCATGTTATTCCCCCATCTCACAGTTGCGGAAAATATTGCCTACGGTCTTCGATCCCCGGAGTTCGCCCGCCGGCTGCTATCCGCTCCCGTCTCATCCCGGGAAAACAGCTCTCAGAACGGTGCTTCTCGGAAGTACGGAACACGCCGCCCCCTCTCCAGGAAGGAGAAATCCGCCAGAATACAGGAAATGGTTACCGGGTATATTCAGGAATTCGGTCTGCAGGGCCTGGAAAACTCCTATCCCTCCCGAATCTCCGCAGGGGAAAAGCAACGGACAGCCCTGGCGCGAACCATGATCCTCCAGCCGAAACTGCTGCTTCTGGATGAGCCTTTTGCAAACCTTGATCAGAACCGGAAAATGAACACCGCCCTCTTTATCAGAAACATGCAGAAAAAACATCAGGTAACCACTCTGGCGGTAACCCATGACCTGCAGGAAGCGTTTGCCATGAGCGATCGCATCGGGGTAATGCTGGACGGCGATCTTGCCCAGGTCAGCGACGTGGAAACCCTCTACTCCCGCCCCGCCTCCCGGGAAGTCGGGGAATTTCTCGGCCCCCTGAATATCCTGCCGCCCCGCATCTGGAATGAGTGCAGGTTCACTGAAGATCTGCCGACCCCCGGGGAACAAAACGCCCGGCTGCTCATCCGCTCGGAATCCATCAGCGCGGGGTCTGATGCTTCGGGCAAAGCGGTTATTACATCCAGAAGATTCCAGGGCACCCTTATTCATCTGGAGGCAGAAATTCTTGGCACTAAGCTGCAAATTTACAGTCTTCAATCCCGTCTGAAACCCGGTGACAGAGTATCATTAACCATACATGACTATGTGATCCACAAGGAGAAATCATGAAACGTTTTCGTTCACATCAATCCTCAACCCGCCGGTCCGCCGCCGGACTGCCCGCTGCAGTGTTAATTATTCTGGTGAGCCTGATAATACTGATAGCCGGCGGCTGTGCAGATTCAACGGAACCGGAAGGCAGAGAACCGTCCGACGCCCCCGGATCGGCACTGCTTGAAAACGAGTTTGAGGATCTGCTGCAGGAAGCCCGGGACAGCACGGTGCGTTTCTATATGTGG
It includes:
- a CDS encoding ABC transporter ATP-binding protein, whose translation is MNTEKNVYIQLNNLRKSYASADVIRGLNLGIFQGEFISVVGPSGVGKTTLLRILAGLETSDSGEISLMPDSGYWDPILMVFQDFMLFPHLTVAENIAYGLRSPEFARRLLSAPVSSRENSSQNGASRKYGTRRPLSRKEKSARIQEMVTGYIQEFGLQGLENSYPSRISAGEKQRTALARTMILQPKLLLLDEPFANLDQNRKMNTALFIRNMQKKHQVTTLAVTHDLQEAFAMSDRIGVMLDGDLAQVSDVETLYSRPASREVGEFLGPLNILPPRIWNECRFTEDLPTPGEQNARLLIRSESISAGSDASGKAVITSRRFQGTLIHLEAEILGTKLQIYSLQSRLKPGDRVSLTIHDYVIHKEKS